A DNA window from Eremothecium cymbalariae DBVPG#7215 chromosome 3, complete sequence contains the following coding sequences:
- the SLX1 gene encoding endonuclease (similar to Ashbya gossypii AAR172W) yields the protein MTDNPNLHVFPEFYCSYLLRSIPKRLSYYIGSTPNPVRRLRQHNGLLTKGGAYRTKREGTRPWELVVFVYGFPSKIAALQFEHAWQHSYKTRFIAADKRVVKNKTSGRSIHQKIAVVKLLLSHPFFAVMNLTVQIFSEEIHNIWMQDKFKVGTAAVNFQVTQNASTELYEDNDEDIVEYAMQNLKLIEVFYEEVIQKYKKYLDRYQERLTYGQLPCNICGKKLNAIEDDHKTLVCFCISDVCNFISCLECLYYLFVSGEEVETGNKPIIPTKGQCPTCSVEMSWSNIVKYSTKIYEKT from the coding sequence ATGACAGATAATCCAAATTTACATGTATTCCCAGAATTTTATTGTTCTTATCTATTGAGGTCTATTCCAAAACGACTTTCGTATTACATTGGATCAACTCCCAATCCAGTCAGAAGATTAAGGCAACACAATGGTTTACTCACAAAAGGTGGAGCGTACCGGACTAAACGTGAGGGTACGAGGCCTTGGGAActagttgtttttgtaTATGGATTTCCAAGCAAAATTGCAGCTTTACAATTTGAGCACGCATGGCAGCACTCGTATAAAACACGATTTATAGCAGCAGACAAGCGTGTGGTAAAGAATAAAACTTCAGGAAGAAGTATTCATCAGAAGATTGCAGTGGTTAAACTACTTCTAAGTCATCCATTTTTTGCTGTTATGAACTTAActgttcaaatatttagTGAGGAGATTCATAACATATGGATGCAAGACAAATTTAAGGTTGGTACTGCTGCTGTCAATTTCCAAGTTACTCAAAATGCATCAACTGAACTCTACgaagataatgatgaagatatagTAGAATATGCAATGCAGAATCTAAAGCTAATCGAAGTATTCTATGAGGaagttattcaaaaatacaaaaaatatttagacCGATATCAAGAACGCTTGACGTATGGTCAGCTTCCTTGTAATATATGTgggaagaagttgaatgCTATCGAGGATGATCATAAAACACTGGTTTGTTTCTGTATCAGTGACGTTTGCAACTTTATATCATGTTTAGAGTGCCTGTATTATTTGTTTGTGAGCGGAGAAGAAGTAGAAACAGGTAACAAGCCAATAATACCCACTAAGGGCCAATGTCCCACCTGCAGTGTAGAAATGAGTTGGTCAAATATAGTTAAGTATTCgacaaaaatatatgaaaaAACATAA
- the MET13 gene encoding methylenetetrahydrofolate reductase (NAD(P)H) MET13 (similar to Ashbya gossypii AAR170W), with protein sequence MRISQKLQQLCEQQQTDENGVRRPSFSFEFFVPKTAQGVQNLYDLMDKMYQSQPEFINITWNAGGRKSQLTTELVSTSQSVLGLETCMHLTCTNMPCELIDEALKQAYESGCQNILALRGDPPIVGDTWAPCERGFRYAKDLVLYIREKYGDHFDIGVAGHPEGYEEDEDPQQVLRNLKEKVDAGANFIVTQMFYDVDNFIDWCRKVREVGINVPIIPGIMPITSYSSFLRRAKWCQIHIPQMFYEKLEPVKDNDQAVREIGTKIMADICQKLLDSGYVTHLHMYTMNLEHASLMILDRLGVLPFEYGAEKSARRGSIEALPWRKSLNPNRRNESVRPIFWQRRPYSYVARTAMWSADEFPNGRFGDSSSPAYGDLDLCGRTLLRQTYERSLILWGQPKTLQDLAHLLITYLKGNIKCLPWSDVPLSREVDEILDSLLTLNSNLIFTINSQPKVNGVPSTHLLFGWGPADGYVYQKQYLEFLLPKNKLEAFHQDINANYPTLTYFSVDVHDMLATNHPDESKANAVTWGVFAGREVLQPTVVEKSSFLAWKEEFYRILLDWKLSFQENNALESAELLQTVIEDYALINIVDNDFVTKEDRIYQLLSKLF encoded by the coding sequence ATGAGAATATCGCAAAAGCTTCAACAGTTGTGTGAACAGCAGCAGACGGATGAGAATGGAGTCAGACGTCCAAGCTTCTCCTTTGAGTTCTTTGTACCCAAGACTGCGCAGGGTGTTCAGAACTTATATGATCTTATGGACAAGATGTACCAGTCGCAGCCGGAGTTCATTAATATAACATGGAACGCGGGGGGTCGAAAGTCTCAGTTGACTACGGAGTTAGTTTCGACTTCGCAGAGTGTGCTAGGGTTGGAGACTTGTATGCATTTAACATGTACTAATATGCCCTGTGAGTTGATTGATGAGGCGTTGAAGCAAGCTTATGAGTCAGGGTGTCAGAATATTCTGGCCCTTAGGGGGGATCCACCAATTGTCGGTGATACTTGGGCCCCCTGTGAACGTGGGTTTCGGTACGCTAAGGATCTGGTGCTTTATATTAGGGAGAAATATGGAGATCATTTTGACATTGGAGTAGCGGGCCACCCTGAGGGATatgaggaggatgaagatCCCCAGCAAGTCCTTCGTAATTTGAAGGAAAAGGTGGATGCTGGCGCGAATTTTATTGTGACGCAGATGTTTTACGATGTAGATAACTTCATTGATTGGTGTAGGAAAGTGCGTGAAGTTGGGATCAATGTGCCTATTATTCCAGGTATTATGCCTATAACTTCGTACAGTTCGTTTTTACGTCGTGCCAAGTGGTGTCAAATTCATATTCCTCAAATGTTTTATGAAAAGCTTGAGCCTGTAAAGGACAACGACCAGGCGGTACGTGAAATTGGTACTAAGATAATGGCGGATATTTGTCAAAAGTTGCTTGACTCAGGGTACGTAACTCACCTACACATGTACACGATGAACTTGGAACATGCCTCGTTGATGATCCTCGATCGTTTAGGAGTATTGCCGTTTGAGTATGGGGCGGAAAAGAGTGCCAGGCGCGGTTCTATTGAGGCGTTACCTTGGAGAAAGTCCTTGAATCCTAACAGAAGAAACGAATCAGTTAGGCCCATCTTTTGGCAGAGAAGACCCTATTCATATGTTGCAAGAACTGCTATGTGGAGTGCTGATGAGTTCCCGAATGGTAGGTTTGGTGATTCGTCATCGCCTGCTTACGGTGACCTCGACCTTTGCGGCCGTACGCTTCTAAGACAAACTTACGAGCGTTCGTTGATATTATGGGGTCAACCAAAGACCCTGCAGGATTTGGCCCACTTACTCATTACTTACTTGAAAGGAAATATAAAATGTTTACCTTGGTCTGATGTGCCCTTGAGTCGTgaagttgatgaaattCTTGACTCGTTGCTCACACTCAACAGCAATCTCATATTCACCATTAACTCCCAGCCAAAGGTTAATGGTGTCCCCTCAACTCACTTACTATTTGGCTGGGGCCCTGCTGATGGCTATGTTtaccaaaaacaatatttaGAGTTTTTGCTACCAAAGAACAAGTTAGAGGCCTTTCATCAGGATATCAATGCCAATTATCCAACTCTAACTTACTTCTCCGTCGACGTCCACGACATGCTAGCAACCAATCATCCGGATGAAAGTAAAGCAAACGCTGTCACATGGGGCGTCTTTGCCGGTAGAGAAGTCCTGCAACCAActgttgttgaaaaatcatcatttttaGCTTGGAAGGAGGAATTCTACCGTATCCTACTGGATTGGAAATTAAGCTTCCAAGAAAACAATGCATTAGAATCTGCAGAATTACTCCAAACTGTAATTGAAGATTATGCATTAATTAACATCGTCGATAACGATTTTGTCACTAAAGAAGACAGAATCTATCAATTATTATCAAAGCTGTTCTAG
- a CDS encoding uncharacterized protein (similar to Ashbya gossypii AAR171W), whose amino-acid sequence MKDAIDLIQLWFHQANRAAIRTGAYFILSENNSDLFRKSKYEHEHDLLIIQFSGMEWVGWQVAFDEPNLKVLECYISGPRLTLASANSTDRSAVGSGNAGAGRVDPSYMHSTSSVISSAISNSSAHSSLKTSEKFMSESTPRPTEFDEPVNTNTETLKDIMDRDFERTLTYSSMRPVDLAELSPGRFLNSESDDGDDTSSSSSSSSLSITSSRIGSSRNAKISQALHNVTSGISGLFKKRGHNAGNTTASEDSTHLNSPDPDSNIDSDNSDVYSSYSRGNSALPYLGTQELSPIHRLTRHSVQGIGPAERYPDEEPQEMKNFAVINRWLEQYYSKTLRNYERINANMDSLINPSTDEKTSQKTGSRDFHVFSSADIQIKLPFQDNSFPAVFCPGLWYSLLFSQWTPFLRELMRCMIPGAPITTLMYDFNISNICQDESAHQFSTTLELKKIFQAIRFEAIKRGQQIFPMRNLCPLFKQLGFQNVKYTVLSLKRGDYLHDIGFLNEYLSTFHYDFLVRTFLSDPSKLPPGTDPYSLPKRFMEEHMGKVDDNAGCLRGIIISAEKPL is encoded by the coding sequence ATGAAAGATGCTATTGATTTAATTCAACTATGGTTTCACCAGGCAAATAGAGCAGCGATTAGAACAGGTGCGTATTTCATTCTGTCGGAAAATAATTCAGATCTGTTTagaaaatcaaaatatgaACATGAACATGATCTATTAATTATACAGTTTAGTGGGATGGAGTGGGTGGGTTGGCAAGTTGCGTTTGATGAGCCTAATCTTAAGGTTCTCGAATGTTATATATCTGGTCCAAGGCTGACTCTGGCGTCTGCAAACTCGACTGATAGAAGTGCCGTGGGTAGCGGTAATGCTGGAGCTGGTAGGGTTGATCCGTCATATATGCATTCTACTTCATCTGTTATTTCATCTGCAATTTCGAATTCTTCTGCCCATTCATCTCTGAAAACATCAGAAAAGTTTATGTCTGAGAGTACCCCACGCCCCACTGAATTTGATGAACCAGTAAATACCAATACGGAAACTCTAAAAGATATCATGGATAGGGATTTTGAACGAACGCTGACTTATAGTTCGATGAGGCCGGTTGATTTGGCGGAACTTTCACCCGGTaggtttttgaatagtGAGAGTGATGATGGAGATGATACAAGTTCGAGCTCGAGCTCGAGTTCTCTGAGTATTACTTCTTCGAGGATTGGTAGTTCTAGGAATGCTAAGATATCTCAAGCTTTGCATAATGTTACATCGGGAATATCGGGGTTGTTCAAGAAGCGTGGGCATAATGCAGGTAATACAACTGCCTCAGAAGATTCAACGCACTTAAACTCTCCAGATCCGGATAGTAATATTGATTCTGATAACAGTGATGTTTATTCATCGTACTCTAGAGGTAACTCTGCGCTACCCTATCTAGGCACACAGGAATTGTCCCCGATACATCGGCTTACCCGCCATTCGGTACAAGGAATTGGTCCAGCTGAGCGTTATCCAGATGAAGAACCACaagagatgaagaattttgcTGTAATTAACAGGTGGTTGGAACAATATTACTCCAAGACCTTGAGAAACTATGAAAGGATTAATGCTAATATGGATTCACTGATAAATCCTTCGACCGACGAAAAAACCTCTCAAAAGACGGGAAGTAGGGATTTCCACGTTTTCTCATCAGCTGATATACAAATCAAGTTGCCCTTTCAGGATAACTCTTTTCCGGCTGTATTTTGTCCCGGTTTATGGTATTCACTACTGTTTTCGCAGTGGACTCCATTCTTGCGAGAGCTGATGCGGTGCATGATCCCAGGCGCACCAATTACCACACTAATGTATGACttcaatatatcaaatatatgtCAAGATGAATCTGCTCATCAATTTTCAACTACCTtagaattgaagaagatatttcaaGCCATTCGTTTTGAAGCCATTAAAAGAGGTCAACAAATTTTCCCCATGAGAAACCTTTGTCCCCTGTTTAAACAACTGGGATTTCAAAATGTTAAATACACCGTGCTCAGCTTGAAGAGGGGTGACTATTTACACGATATTGGGTTCTTAAACGAATACTTATCTACATTTCATTATGACTTTTTGGTTCGTACCTTTTTGTCAGACCCAAGCAAACTGCCTCCAGGAACTGACCCATATTCTTTGCCGAAGCGTTTCATGGAAGAACATATGGGTaaggttgatgataatgCTGGTTGTTTACGTGGAATAATAATCTCTGCTGAAAAGCCATTGTAA
- the ROT2 gene encoding glucan 1,3-alpha-glucosidase ROT2 (similar to Ashbya gossypii AAR173C), whose amino-acid sequence MIGCHWLGFLFLPLLYLSGTAAFDESLLKKCAQSGFCHRNREYAKNISETGGSYYSIERGSVRYDDDRHTVTADILKRIPRSEGGDKIVVLPFTLDLLNGSQVRFTIDEKREVDDFSDMLTTYRYNETSTWCLVDPDHLGVKHSDSLRIKNPSFWNKDYISIYDVQTDLRVVLQLAHFSLKVYRHENLQVTINDRSFLNVEHLRSKDEQEQNLVPEEVKFDSFYDSFAYASTDSLPFGPESVALDITFHNYQNVYGIPEHPDHLKLRDTSGGEPYRMFNADVFEYTVNSVMPTYGSIPFMVSNRPGSSVGVFWMNSADTWIDIKYGELDTGTHWISETGIVDVILFFEDSPLKVTESFTNLSGRPALPPLSSIGYHQCRWNYNDATDVLTVNSEMDKAQMPYDFIWLDLEYTDNKKYFTWKPDAFPNPLSLLSKLAQFGRNMVVLIDPHLKVNYEISDHYEEAGSTIKNKHGDSFHGQCWPGESVWIDTFSSKAQKLWAGFFQTFIEGAKNLFIWNDMNEPSVFDGPETTAPKDLIHYGNFEHRSVHNLYGRTFHEATYKALIERYVHEDKRAFVLTRSFFAGSQRTAASWTGDNAANWDYLKISIPMILSSNIAGMPFIGADVGGFSGDPQTELLVRWYQTGIWYPFFRGHAHIETKRREPYLLPEPAKSIVRESLKLRYALLPTLYTAFHDANVSGIPIMNPMFYVKPNLEDVYSIDDQFYVGQHGILVKPITTKNVTKTTIYFPPGKYYNYHNFDAFTLSSGDYVSVKAELDEIPIFLEGGHIITRRDRFRRSSKLMANDPFTLVVAPDIDGYAQGTLYYDDGETFAYQRGEYLKVEFTFKDFKISGKVIHMSSKFANLSIERIVIPKLSSLNIKETINVEQNNKKWMSSVKNAENSYVIQNTQINLGYPWTIQL is encoded by the coding sequence ATGATTGGTTGTCATTGGCTGGGGTTTTTGTTCCTGCCGCTACTTTATCTTAGTGGAACTGCAGCCTTCGATGAGTCTCTGCTCAAGAAGTGTGCTCAATCTGGGTTCTGCCATAGGAATAGGGAGTATGCTAAGAATATATCTGAGACGGGAGGTAGCTATTATTCTATTGAAAGGGGTTCTGTGCGGTATGATGACGATAGGCACACGGTAACTGCGGATATATTGAAGAGGATTCCCAGATCTGAGGGTGGCGATAAAATAGTGGTATTACCATTTACTCTTGATTTGCTGAATGGGTCGCAGGTACGTTTTACAATTGATGAGAAGAGGGAAGTTGATGATTTCTCCGATATGTTGACCACATATAGGTATAACGAAACATCCACTTGGTGTTTGGTGGATCCTGACCACCTAGGAGTGAAGCACTCGGATAGTCTTCGGATCAAAAATCCTTCCTTTTGGAACAAGGATTATATCAGTATTTATGATGTGCAAACAGACTTGAGAGTCGTGCTTCAACTAGCTCACTTTAGTTTGAAGGTCTACCGTCATGAGAATTTACAGGTAACCATTAATGACCGCTCCTTTTTGAATGTTGAACATTTGAGGAGCAAAGACGAGCAAGAACAAAATCTAGTTCCTGAAGAGGTGAAATTTGATTCGTTCTATGATTCTTTTGCATACGCGTCAACAGATTCTCTCCCATTTGGCCCAGAATCTGTTGCATTGGATATTACCTTTCACAATTACCAAAATGTATATGGTATTCCTGAGCATCCAGATCATTTAAAACTCCGGGACACGTCTGGAGGTGAGCCATACAGGATGTTTAATGCTGATGTTTTCGAATACACGGTGAATTCAGTAATGCCTACTTATGGCTCGATTCCATTCATGGTATCAAATAGACCTGGATCCTCGGTTGGTGTTTTTTGGATGAATTCAGCCGATACCTGGATTGATATTAAATATGGTGAACTAGACACCGGAACACACTGGATTTCGGAGACTGGTATAGTAGATgttatattattctttgaaGATTCGCCTCTTAAGGTGACTGAATCATTTACCAACTTAAGCGGTAGACCAGCACTGCCTCCACTCTCTTCCATTGGATATCATCAGTGTCGCTGGAATTATAACGACGCTACAGACGTTTTAACAGTTAATTCAGAGATGGACAAAGCCCAAATGCCCTATGACTTTATCTGGTTGGATCTCGAGTATACTgacaataaaaaatattttaccTGGAAGCCAGATGCATTCCCAAACCCTTTAAGCTTATTATCAAAGCTAGCACAATTTGGAAGGAACATGGTTGTTCTTATCGATCCACACTTGAAGGTTAATTATGAAATAAGTGATCACTATGAAGAGGCAGGTAGCACtataaaaaacaaacatGGAGACTCATTTCATGGGCAGTGCTGGCCTGGTGAGTCGGTATGGATTGATACCTTTAGTTCGAAAGCTCAAAAACTCTGGGCCGGATTTTTTCAGACTTTTATAGAAGGGGCAAAGAATTTATTCATATGGAATGATATGAATGAACCATCGGTCTTCGATGGACCCGAGACAACAGCTCCAAAGGATTTGATCCATTACGGAAATTTTGAACATAGATCAGTTCATAACTTATATGGTAGAACATTCCATGAAGCAACATATAAAGCTTTGATCGAAAGATATGTGCATGAAGACAAGAGGGCATTTGTCTTAACTAGATCATTTTTCGCCGGCTCTCAGAGAACTGCAGCTTCATGGACGGGTGATAACGCTGCTAACTGGGATTATCTGAAGATTTCTATTCCAATGATATTAAGTAGTAACATCGCCGGTATGCCCTTCATTGGTGCAGACGTAGGTGGTTTCTCTGGTGATCCTCAAACTGAATTACTAGTTCGTTGGTATCAAACTGGGATCTGGTATCCGTTTTTCAGAGGCCATGCACACATCGAGACGAAGAGACGTGAACCATATCTATTACCTGAACCAGCGAAGAGCATTGTTCGTGAATCATTGAAATTGCGGTATGCCTTATTACCAACATTATATACTGCTTTCCACGATGCTAATGTTTCGGGAATTCCAATTATGAATCCAATGTTTTATGTTAAGCcaaatttggaagatgTTTATTCTATTGATGACCAATTCTATGTAGGTCAACATGGCATTTTGGTGAAACCAATCACCACTAAAAACGTTACAAAAACTACAATATACTTCCCACCCGGGAAATACTATAATTATCATAATTTTGATGCATTTACCCTTTCCTCTGGAGATTATGTATCTGTGAAAGCTGAACTTGATGAAATTCCTATATTCTTGGAAGGTGGGCATATTATCACCAGAAGGGACAGGTTTCGGAGGTCTTCAAAACTTATGGCTAATGACCCATTTACCCTGGTTGTCGCACCAGATATTGACGGGTATGCGCAGGGTACATTATACTATGATGACGGGGAAACATTTGCCTATCAAAGAGGCGAGTACTTAAAGGTAGAATTTACCTTCAAAGACTTTAAGATTAGCGGGAAGGTTATTCATATGTCATCTAAATTTGCCAATTTAAGTATAGAAAGGATCGTCATTCCCAAACTATCTTCCTTAAAcattaaagaaacaattAATGTAGAacaaaacaataaaaagtGGATGTCTAGCGTTAAAAACGCTGAAAATTCTTATGTGATACAGAACACTCAAATCAATTTAGGTTACCCATGGACTATCCAATTATGA
- a CDS encoding GATA-type transcription factor (similar to Ashbya gossypii AAR174W) produces the protein MQNLILSLPHVSSPMLSNVCSIDNLVGEGASSTTTATTTTRATPVLPPVKDLLFGGNQLPPLNSFNYQNQQQQPLQQQGFQKFEHDNTKSPLFHQGPPPPPAVQQNPNSGMPLLQAASAAMNPFDQLIQLLTHIESSSSNLKSITGHEVADKIIRDNGDYSLQLREIFGSLRDIHLSLLNWPMVQYSQDIPGGEIMRELVSFVEYRDLEKLDFLIDKFKRQLDLVKYWKDKLGHIYVEKLDTGTWCTPGERCQQESAVAAATAITSVANSAVLGPSTSRLTSPTPSVSIGAGVISGISGGSTAASSRSVSFSIPTEERVGYIPEQNGEYRNDYFQDLIVPNWFIVVRDPKSMNCLQCGSRDTSEWRSGPLGRKSMCNACGIWYMKLKQRFGEEDAAVIMEYRRLTNRHDDRRVPKKFEVPLPEVEKVKRAIRARVVEYLNEVEIPVKTRRRALLHNGKSSSQVKVG, from the coding sequence ATGCAAAATCTGATATTAAGCCTGCCACATGTTAGCAGTCCAATGTTGAGCAATGTGTGCTCCATTGACAACCTTGTAGGAGAAGGAGCTTCGTCGACTACAACGGCTACGACGACTACTCGGGCGACACCGGTTTTACCACCAGTTAAGGATTTGTTGTTTGGTGGTAATCAACTTCCTCCATTGAATTCTTTTAATTATCAAAaccagcaacagcaaccaCTTCAGCAGCAAGGTTTTCAGAAGTTTGAACATGACAATACAAAATCTCCTCTCTTTCACCAAGGGCCTCCGCCTCCGCCAGCTGTACAACAGAATCCCAATAGTGGCATGCCTTTACTACAGGCAGCTAGTGCTGCGATGAATCCATTTGATCAGCTAATACAACTGTTGACACATATTgagtcttcttcttctaatcTGAAATCAATAACAGGGCATGAAGTGGCGGATAAGATTATTCGTGACAATGGTGATTACTCTTTACAGTTAAGGGAGATATTTGGTTCTTTACGCGACATTCATCTGTCATTATTAAATTGGCCAATGGTTCAGTACTCGCAAGATATCCCAGGGGGAGAGATAATGAGGGAATTAGTTTCTTTCGTCGAATATAGGGATTTGGAGAAattggattttttgataGACAAGTTTAAGAGACAGTTAGATTTGGTCAAATATTGGAAGGACAAATTAggacatatatatgttgaGAAATTAGATACTGGCACCTGGTGTACCCCAGGAGAAAGATGTCAGCAAGAAAGTGCTgtggcagcagcaactGCGATCACTTCAGTAGCAAACTCAGCAGTTCTGGGACCATCTACCTCAAGATTAACAAGTCCAACTCCAAGTGTCAGTATTGGCGCCGGGGTCATCTCCGGAATTAGCGGTGGTTCTACAGCGGCTAGCTCACGTTCTGTATCCTTCTCGATTCCAACAGAAGAGAGGGTAGGATATATACCCGAGCAGAATGGAGAATACCGTAATGATTATTTTCAAGATTTAATAGTTCCAAATTGGTTTATCGTAGTAAGAGATCCGAAATCGATGAATTGCTTGCAATGTGGCAGTCGTGACACAAGTGAGTGGAGATCTGGTCCCTTGGGTAGAAAATCCATGTGTAATGCATGTGGAATTTGGTACATGAAGTTGAAACAAAGGTTTGGCGAAGAGGACGCCGCCGTTATCATGGAATATAGAAGACTAACTAACAGACATGATGACCGAAGGGTCCCTAAAAAGTTCGAAGTGCCATTAccagaagttgaaaaggTGAAGAGAGCCATAAGAGCTAGAGTTgtggaatatttgaatgaaGTAGAGATTCCGGTCAAAACACGCAGGCGTGCATTGTTACATAATGGCAAATCATCATCTCAGGTAAAAGTGGGTTGA